In Candidatus Abyssobacteria bacterium SURF_5, the sequence TGCTTGGTTTGAACCCATTCGGATATGTGGATCTCGAGGTTCTCGGGCTCGTTGTCAGCAGCCTCATGGTCGCGTGGTGCATCTTCCGGCTTCGCCTCCTGGACATCGTTCCGGTTGCGCGGGAAAGCATCATTGAAAGCATGCAGGACGCGGTAATTGTGCTGGACGCCGAAAATCACATTGTGGACATTAATCCGGCGGCGGAGCATATCATTGGATACAGCGCGTCTGAAGCCGTGGGCTGGCCGCTCGACCAGATTTGGAGCTACTGGTCCGAGCAGTTGCAGACGTCGCGCTTGTCTTCCTCCGGACGCACGGTGATCGACTTGAAGGCCGGCAAGGAGTCGCGAACATACGACGTGAGCATTTCGCCGCTAACCGATTGGCGGGGCCGGCTGATGAGCAGGGTTATCGCTCTCCGGGATATCTCCGAGCGGAAGAGGTCTGAGGAGGCGTTGAGGGAGAGCGAGCGCCGGCAAGCAATGATTCTGGACGCCATTCCCGACATGATCTACGAGATGGACCTGAAGGGGAACATCCTGTACGCGAACCAGTTCGCCCGCGAGATTATAGGGATTGGCGCGGAAGAAGTGAAGACGCTCAGGCTATCCGACATCCTTGACGAAGACGGCTTGAAGACAGCCGCTGCGGTAACAAAAGGAGTCTTGGCAAATAACACTTCGCTGCCACCCTCGATCTACTATCTGCGAACACATGATGGGCGACGCGTTCCAATTGAGGCTCAGACGCGCGTGGTTACAAACAGCATCGAGAAGAAGACACTTCTGGGGGTCGCCCGCGACATCACGGAACGGCATCGAGCCGAGCAGTTACTGCGGGAGTCGGAGGAAAAATACCGGACCCTTTTTGAAGAAACGAAAGATGCTCTTTTCATCGCCACAGTTGGCGGGGAGATGCTTGACCTCAATCCTGCCGGCGTCGAGCTTTTCGGCTATTCCTCAAGAGAAGAACTTGAGGGGGTGAACGCAGGAGATCTTTACGTGAATCCGCACGACCGGGAGCGATTTCAGAAAAGGATCGCCGATTCCGGTTTCGTAAAAGATTACGAGATGATCCTCAAACGAAAGGACGGCCGAAGAATAAATGTTCTGGTTACCGCCACTGTGATGGTAAACGAACGCGGTGAGATTACGGCGTATCGCGGGATCATGAGAGATATCACGGAAAAGAAACAGCTCGAACAGCAACTGTTTCAGGCGCAGAAGATGGAAAGCATCGGCACTCTGGCCGGCGGCATCGCCCACGATTTCAACAATATTCTCGGAGGCATCCTCGGGTACGCATCGTTTATGAAAGCGAAAATTGACGCAGGCCACCCGTTTCAGAACTACATCGATACCATTGAGAAGAGCGCCGTACGGGCATCCGAACTGACAGCAAAACTATTGGCTTTTGCGCGCGGCGGAAAATACGATGTGAAGCCGGTCGATATCAATCGACTGGTTGAGGAGACACTCCAGATCATGGGAAGCACCCTTGACAAATCAATTGAGATTCACGTCGATCCTGAACCCGAATTGGCCACTGTCGAGGCCGATGCGGCCCAGCTACAACAGATATTGATGAATCTGTGCCTGAACGCGCGCGACGCGATGCCTGCGGGCGGGCGGCTTGTGATCAAGACGTTCCCCGCCGTCGTCGATGGAAAATATTTCGGCAGATATTTCGGGGCGAAAGCCGGCCGTTACGTGGCCGTTGCGGTAACAGATACCGGCATCGGGATGGCCGAGGAGACCAAGCAGAGAATCTTTGAGCCGTTCTTTACGACGAAAGAGAAAGGGAAAGGGACCGGGCTTGGCCTTTCGATGGTATACAGCGTGGTAAAAAATCACGGCGGATTTGTTTCCGTTTACAGCGAACCGGGCATCGGCTCCACGTTCAAAGTATATCTGCCGGAAAGTGGAAAGCCGGAATTGAAAATCGCTTCAACTGCTGCGATGCCTCGCGGCCACAACGAGCTGATCCTGGTCGTCGATGACGAAGCCGCACTCCGTTCGCTCGCCCACGAC encodes:
- a CDS encoding PAS domain S-box protein, coding for MESLALQRNIPYSIPLIAVAVSTALLALYMWRRKGAPGSGMGALLMLGCAEWIFCYAFELGSVKLQTKIFWNTFQYVGIVSVPTLWFLFTVKFTGREHWLRRRNLILFAIIPVVTLVLVFTNHYHRLMWTEVFMGTAYAITTIEKKFGPAFWCYVSYVYTLMLISTYLLLQMLIHSRHLYRWQASALLIGQTAPTIGRGLIVLGLNPFGYVDLEVLGLVVSSLMVAWCIFRLRLLDIVPVARESIIESMQDAVIVLDAENHIVDINPAAEHIIGYSASEAVGWPLDQIWSYWSEQLQTSRLSSSGRTVIDLKAGKESRTYDVSISPLTDWRGRLMSRVIALRDISERKRSEEALRESERRQAMILDAIPDMIYEMDLKGNILYANQFAREIIGIGAEEVKTLRLSDILDEDGLKTAAAVTKGVLANNTSLPPSIYYLRTHDGRRVPIEAQTRVVTNSIEKKTLLGVARDITERHRAEQLLRESEEKYRTLFEETKDALFIATVGGEMLDLNPAGVELFGYSSREELEGVNAGDLYVNPHDRERFQKRIADSGFVKDYEMILKRKDGRRINVLVTATVMVNERGEITAYRGIMRDITEKKQLEQQLFQAQKMESIGTLAGGIAHDFNNILGGILGYASFMKAKIDAGHPFQNYIDTIEKSAVRASELTAKLLAFARGGKYDVKPVDINRLVEETLQIMGSTLDKSIEIHVDPEPELATVEADAAQLQQILMNLCLNARDAMPAGGRLVIKTFPAVVDGKYFGRYFGAKAGRYVAVAVTDTGIGMAEETKQRIFEPFFTTKEKGKGTGLGLSMVYSVVKNHGGFVSVYSEPGIGSTFKVYLPESGKPELKIASTAAMPRGHNELILVVDDEAALRSLAHDTLEAYGYRVMSTENGLEAVEVYQKHKDEISVVILDMVMPKMGGHEAFLKLKEINPHVKALLSTGYSQTGKAQEILDSGVLGFIQKPYQLNELLLKLDSVLNASPVASTRG